From Humibacter ginsenosidimutans, a single genomic window includes:
- the resB gene encoding cytochrome c biogenesis protein ResB, protein MTRSTERIDAEPTERTPTAVSQPRLGIIGWGRWAWRQLTSMRTALFLLLLLALAAVPGSLFPQRTADPNGVVQYFKENPGLAPILDKFQVFDAYTSFWFSSIYLLLFLSLIGCVLPRTVHHLRAIRTAPPRTPARLSRMPGFIALDLNDDGKATGSAVTAPDAIAAARSLLRRRGYRVAVFEGAQTKDSTELSVSAERGYLREAGNLVFHIALLGILITVGIGGGFGYNGNRVVVEGQTMINTLAAYDSFNPGRFFTDAELSPYSIRLDKLAVTYETQNKDARGLPTDYTATVTARTQDSRNGYKTTIKVNEPLNIGGTNVYLLGNGYAPHITVRDPRGHVVFSDFVPFLPQDSNLTSLGVVKVPDGLQQQIGMMGFFYPTKAVAQNGAFYSSYPDVKAPMLTLNVYSGDLGLNGGVPRSVYTLDTSRLKQLTGVSTGVKSIELAPGYSQQLPDGLGSVSLDGVSRFASFQVNHDPTQGWVLLFTVCAFGGLLTSLFVPRRRLWVKAIGQASGPLRLEYAGLARGDDPQLETVVETLAQNHIEALRNRDPGASDGRHPEEDTRRTT, encoded by the coding sequence ATGACTCGATCGACTGAGCGCATCGACGCAGAGCCGACTGAACGCACCCCGACCGCCGTGTCACAACCGCGCCTGGGAATCATCGGCTGGGGGCGCTGGGCATGGCGGCAGCTGACGAGCATGCGCACGGCACTGTTCCTGCTGTTGCTGCTCGCCCTCGCTGCAGTCCCCGGCTCGCTGTTCCCACAACGCACTGCCGATCCGAACGGTGTGGTCCAGTACTTCAAGGAGAACCCGGGTCTGGCCCCGATCCTCGACAAGTTCCAGGTATTCGACGCCTACACCTCGTTCTGGTTCTCCAGCATCTACCTGCTGCTGTTCCTCTCGCTGATCGGATGCGTACTGCCACGCACCGTCCATCACCTGCGGGCGATCCGCACCGCTCCGCCCCGCACGCCGGCTCGCCTGTCGCGGATGCCCGGCTTCATCGCCCTCGACCTGAACGACGACGGAAAGGCTACTGGCAGCGCGGTGACGGCCCCGGACGCGATCGCCGCCGCGCGATCCTTGCTGCGCAGGCGCGGATACCGGGTCGCGGTATTCGAGGGTGCCCAGACGAAAGACAGCACCGAGCTCTCGGTCAGCGCCGAACGCGGCTACCTTCGCGAGGCCGGCAACCTGGTCTTCCACATCGCGTTGCTCGGCATCCTGATCACGGTCGGTATCGGCGGCGGCTTCGGGTACAACGGCAACCGCGTCGTCGTCGAGGGACAGACCATGATCAACACCCTCGCCGCGTACGACTCCTTCAACCCGGGCCGCTTCTTCACCGACGCCGAACTGTCGCCGTACTCGATCCGGCTGGACAAGTTGGCCGTCACGTATGAGACGCAGAACAAGGATGCTCGCGGGCTGCCGACGGACTACACCGCGACTGTCACCGCTCGCACTCAGGACTCCCGGAACGGCTACAAGACCACGATCAAGGTCAACGAGCCGCTGAACATCGGCGGCACCAACGTGTACCTGCTCGGGAACGGCTACGCGCCGCACATCACGGTCCGCGATCCACGAGGGCACGTCGTCTTCAGCGACTTCGTCCCGTTCCTGCCCCAGGATTCGAACCTCACATCCCTCGGAGTCGTGAAAGTGCCCGACGGCCTCCAGCAGCAGATCGGGATGATGGGATTCTTCTACCCGACCAAAGCGGTGGCGCAGAACGGCGCCTTCTACTCGTCCTATCCGGACGTGAAGGCACCGATGCTCACCCTGAATGTCTATTCGGGTGACCTGGGGTTGAACGGCGGAGTGCCCCGGTCCGTGTACACCCTGGACACGTCCCGGTTGAAACAACTGACCGGCGTGAGCACCGGCGTGAAATCGATCGAGCTTGCTCCCGGGTACAGTCAACAGCTTCCCGACGGGCTGGGCTCGGTGTCCCTGGACGGCGTCTCCCGGTTCGCCTCCTTCCAGGTGAACCACGATCCGACCCAAGGCTGGGTGCTTCTGTTCACGGTCTGCGCGTTCGGCGGCCTCCTCACATCGCTCTTCGTGCCTCGTCGAAGGCTGTGGGTGAAGGCGATCGGGCAGGCATCCGGACCGCTCCGACTCGAGTATGCGGGCCTGGCTCGGGGCGATGACCCACAACTCGAGACGGTGGTCGAAACGCTGGCACAGAACCACATCGAGGCCCTTCGCAACCGCGACCCCGGCGCATCAGATGGTCGGCACCCAGAAGAGGACACAAGGAGAACAACATGA
- the ccsB gene encoding c-type cytochrome biogenesis protein CcsB yields the protein MTDTLSQLSLLLIIGAIAIYAAAFVTFALDLARRRSPSVTVISAVARHAEAETPTSTTRLANAIGNTGVLVRQSTTSADAHEERPQTSGVLRAAFVLTLVGFGLHLGADVLRGIAAGRVPWANMWEFSMTGTLIIVGVFLLVTLKYDLRFLGTFVIGLVLLLLGIASARYYVPVAPLPPALQSYWLVIHVIVAIIATGFFALGFALSGVQLLKARRERQETDARPPQFAFLRTLPKSAALENLAYRMNIVGFILWTFTLIAGAIWAEKAWGRYWGWDTKEVWTFIIWVLYAGYIHARATRGWRGSRSAWLALIGFSAVMFNFGIVNVFFKGLHSYSGL from the coding sequence ATGACCGACACACTGTCGCAGCTTTCGCTGCTGCTCATCATCGGGGCCATCGCGATCTACGCCGCCGCGTTCGTGACCTTCGCCCTCGATCTCGCCCGTCGACGTTCCCCCTCGGTCACCGTGATCAGCGCGGTCGCCCGGCATGCCGAAGCCGAAACCCCGACCTCGACCACGAGGCTCGCGAATGCCATAGGGAACACGGGTGTCCTCGTCCGCCAGTCGACCACGAGCGCGGACGCCCATGAAGAGCGGCCGCAGACGTCCGGAGTGTTGCGTGCCGCATTCGTGCTGACGCTCGTGGGATTCGGCCTGCACCTAGGGGCGGACGTTCTTCGAGGAATTGCCGCCGGCCGCGTCCCGTGGGCGAACATGTGGGAGTTCTCCATGACCGGCACCCTCATCATCGTCGGTGTCTTCCTGCTCGTGACACTCAAGTACGACCTCCGGTTCCTGGGCACGTTCGTCATCGGACTCGTACTCCTGCTGCTGGGAATCGCAAGCGCACGGTACTACGTTCCCGTCGCACCGCTGCCTCCGGCGCTGCAGTCGTACTGGCTGGTGATCCATGTCATCGTCGCGATCATCGCCACCGGCTTCTTCGCTCTCGGGTTCGCGCTTTCCGGCGTTCAGCTCCTGAAGGCGCGACGAGAGCGTCAAGAGACCGATGCGCGGCCGCCGCAGTTCGCCTTCCTTCGCACCCTGCCGAAATCGGCGGCGCTGGAGAACCTCGCCTACCGGATGAACATCGTCGGATTCATCCTCTGGACCTTCACTCTCATCGCCGGCGCGATCTGGGCAGAGAAGGCCTGGGGCCGCTACTGGGGTTGGGACACCAAAGAAGTCTGGACGTTCATCATCTGGGTCCTCTACGCCGGGTACATCCACGCCCGGGCGACCCGCGGCTGGCGCGGTTCGCGGTCGGCGTGGTTGGCACTCATCGGGTTCAGCGCCGTGATGTTCAACTTCGGCATCGTCAACGTCTTCTTCAAGGGTCTCCACTCCTACAGCGGCCTCTGA
- a CDS encoding cytochrome c biogenesis CcdA family protein produces MGSAFAAIVSNGQLLLAIPVAILAGAVSFASPCVLPLVPGYLGYVSGMADGTAGRSRRRTVAGVVLFVLGFAVVFIAYGAAAGAFGSWLIRWQDVLTRVLGIIVVLMGLAFVGAFSLLQRTIKLPARPSTGVAGAPLLGMVFGLGWTPCIGPTLAAVLSLSLSSQSAARGALLTGFYALGLGVPFILIAFGFTWAAGAVAFLRRHIRAVNLAGGILLIVIGVLMITGLWTAWIYSLQAMIGGTTLPV; encoded by the coding sequence ATGGGATCGGCATTCGCAGCGATCGTCTCCAACGGCCAGCTTCTTCTTGCCATCCCCGTCGCGATCCTCGCCGGCGCCGTCTCGTTCGCCTCGCCCTGCGTCCTGCCGCTCGTACCGGGCTACCTCGGCTATGTCAGCGGAATGGCCGATGGTACCGCTGGACGCTCACGTCGGCGCACCGTGGCGGGAGTGGTGCTCTTCGTCCTCGGGTTCGCTGTGGTGTTCATCGCGTATGGTGCCGCAGCGGGCGCATTCGGCTCCTGGCTGATCCGCTGGCAAGACGTTCTCACCAGAGTCCTCGGCATCATCGTCGTGCTCATGGGATTGGCGTTCGTCGGCGCGTTCTCCCTCCTGCAGCGCACGATCAAGCTCCCCGCCCGACCCTCGACCGGCGTCGCGGGAGCACCACTTCTCGGCATGGTGTTCGGACTCGGCTGGACGCCGTGCATCGGTCCGACGCTGGCCGCGGTTCTCTCGCTCAGCCTGTCCAGCCAATCCGCGGCCCGCGGTGCCCTACTGACCGGTTTCTACGCCCTCGGGCTCGGCGTTCCCTTCATCCTGATCGCCTTCGGATTCACCTGGGCCGCCGGCGCGGTCGCGTTCCTCCGCCGTCACATCCGCGCCGTGAACCTGGCGGGCGGCATCCTCCTCATCGTGATCGGTGTACTCATGATCACCGGCCTCTGGACCGCATGGATCTACAGCCTCCAGGCGATGATCGGTGGAACGACACTGCCCGTCTAG
- a CDS encoding DUF305 domain-containing protein: MKFAPRAALAGVVLAAGGLLAGCTSSGMGDMPGMSHSSSTPAGTHNAQDAMFAQMMIVHHQGAIEMAGLAPTRAASAQVKDLAVKIKDAQQPEIDEMKAWLKGWGEPLTMPEMGSGSSPSPSDMSGMDMSTPMPTDGAGMNSMPGMTPQDMAQLKAATGPAFDKAFLSLMIQHHQGAIDMAKQEQSGGKDTKAKKLADNIVNSQSQEVTEMQAMLTSLG; this comes from the coding sequence ATGAAGTTCGCACCTCGCGCCGCCCTCGCCGGCGTCGTTCTGGCCGCCGGTGGTCTGCTCGCCGGTTGCACCAGCTCCGGGATGGGCGACATGCCCGGGATGTCCCATTCCTCATCCACACCCGCTGGGACGCACAATGCGCAAGACGCCATGTTCGCGCAGATGATGATCGTGCACCACCAGGGTGCGATCGAGATGGCCGGCCTCGCCCCTACCCGCGCAGCATCCGCTCAGGTGAAGGATCTGGCGGTGAAGATCAAGGATGCGCAACAGCCCGAGATCGATGAGATGAAAGCATGGCTGAAGGGATGGGGGGAGCCGCTCACCATGCCCGAGATGGGTTCCGGATCAAGCCCGAGTCCTTCGGACATGTCTGGAATGGACATGTCGACCCCGATGCCGACCGACGGCGCCGGCATGAACTCGATGCCCGGGATGACTCCGCAGGACATGGCCCAGCTGAAGGCTGCGACCGGTCCGGCATTCGACAAGGCGTTCCTGAGCCTGATGATCCAGCATCACCAGGGCGCCATCGACATGGCCAAGCAAGAACAGTCAGGCGGCAAAGACACCAAGGCGAAGAAGCTCGCCGACAACATCGTCAACTCGCAGTCCCAGGAAGTCACCGAGATGCAGGCGATGCTCACGTCCCTCGGCTGA
- a CDS encoding multicopper oxidase family protein — protein MQLDLAGKMANTWAFGSTPAPTIRVSAGDTVLAQVTNQLPDPTSVHWHGVALRNDMDGVPPLTQKAIAPDNSFAYKFIAEHPGTYWFHPHVGTQLDRGLYGALIVEDPHDPLRYDEEWVVVLDDWLDGVTATPDQVLKQLSKGMASMGMDGMLMRMGNMLMGTNSPLLGGDTGDVYYPEYLINGRPPADPETFTAKPGSRIRIRFINAGGDTAFRVALGGHALTITHTDGYPVEPKDVDSVLLGMGERYDVIVTAGDGVFPLVASAEGKDAAGFALLRTAAGTAPAPTTSIPELVSSRVGTADQLATASAVRLRSKPVDRTLTMKLSGDMSSYDWAINNRRFDIKKPLQDALRVRKGERVRLKLVNDTKMWHPMHLHGHTYQHPNGGPRKDTSIVLPGKTLQVEFDADNPGQWLSHCHNIYHGESGMMTVVAYER, from the coding sequence ATGCAGTTGGATCTTGCCGGCAAGATGGCGAACACCTGGGCCTTCGGCTCCACACCGGCCCCGACCATCCGGGTCAGCGCCGGAGACACCGTTCTTGCACAAGTCACCAACCAGCTGCCGGACCCCACATCCGTGCACTGGCACGGCGTGGCACTGCGCAACGACATGGACGGGGTGCCACCGCTCACCCAGAAGGCGATCGCGCCCGACAATTCCTTTGCGTACAAGTTCATCGCGGAGCATCCCGGGACGTACTGGTTCCACCCCCATGTCGGCACCCAGCTGGATCGAGGACTGTACGGGGCGCTGATCGTCGAGGACCCGCACGATCCACTCCGTTACGACGAGGAGTGGGTCGTCGTGCTGGATGACTGGCTCGACGGGGTCACCGCCACTCCCGACCAGGTATTGAAACAACTCTCCAAAGGCATGGCATCGATGGGCATGGACGGCATGCTGATGCGGATGGGCAACATGCTGATGGGCACGAACTCGCCCCTGCTCGGCGGAGACACCGGCGACGTCTACTACCCGGAATACCTGATCAACGGGCGCCCGCCCGCCGACCCGGAGACCTTCACCGCCAAACCCGGCTCACGCATACGCATCCGCTTCATCAACGCCGGCGGCGACACCGCGTTCCGCGTCGCGCTCGGCGGCCACGCGCTGACCATCACGCACACCGATGGATACCCGGTCGAGCCGAAAGACGTCGATAGCGTGCTCCTCGGGATGGGCGAGCGCTATGACGTCATCGTCACGGCCGGTGACGGCGTCTTTCCGCTTGTGGCATCGGCCGAGGGCAAGGATGCCGCCGGATTCGCGCTGCTGCGCACCGCCGCGGGAACAGCCCCGGCGCCAACGACGTCCATCCCCGAGCTGGTTTCCTCCCGGGTCGGCACCGCCGACCAGCTGGCGACGGCATCCGCGGTCCGCCTGCGCTCGAAGCCGGTGGACCGCACGCTGACCATGAAGCTGTCTGGCGACATGAGTTCATACGACTGGGCGATCAACAACCGTCGGTTCGATATTAAGAAGCCTCTGCAAGACGCGCTACGGGTGCGCAAGGGCGAACGCGTGCGTTTGAAGCTCGTCAACGATACGAAGATGTGGCACCCCATGCACCTGCACGGCCACACCTACCAGCACCCGAACGGCGGGCCGCGCAAGGACACGTCGATCGTGCTGCCCGGCAAGACGCTGCAGGTCGAGTTCGACGCCGACAACCCCGGCCAGTGGCTCAGCCACTGCCACAACATCTACCACGGAGAGTCCGGGATGATGACCGTCGTCGCGTACGAACGATAG
- a CDS encoding permease prefix domain 1-containing protein, giving the protein MARRTVVKSPAEAKLESQEVEHYLRTLGGQLRGPARARAAVIDEIRDGLDDAIAAGTSQGMSTAEASEEAIAQLGAPQLVAAAFAGELAIHQSRTILWRLLLTGPLVGIWWFLLLVVPSQHIQPATVISAIPALPVVAPAVMIATGVLATTGSLIRWLPESSPRQAALAASLIGLVTLAVDTTMLVILATRVLNGTAGSLSPIIAGIAAAASIGRFPFAGAAICHSVRRLMFSR; this is encoded by the coding sequence ATGGCCCGCCGCACTGTCGTAAAGTCGCCGGCCGAAGCCAAGCTGGAATCGCAAGAGGTCGAGCACTACCTGAGAACTCTCGGCGGGCAGTTGCGCGGGCCCGCGAGAGCGAGAGCGGCCGTGATCGATGAAATCCGGGACGGCCTCGACGACGCGATCGCTGCCGGCACCTCGCAGGGCATGTCTACGGCGGAAGCATCCGAGGAAGCGATCGCACAACTCGGCGCGCCGCAGCTGGTGGCGGCTGCCTTCGCGGGTGAACTGGCCATCCATCAAAGCCGCACGATCCTCTGGCGGCTTCTGCTCACCGGGCCCCTCGTAGGCATCTGGTGGTTCCTGCTACTCGTCGTCCCTTCCCAGCACATCCAACCCGCCACGGTCATATCCGCCATCCCCGCATTACCGGTCGTGGCCCCCGCCGTCATGATCGCCACCGGTGTTCTCGCCACAACGGGCTCGCTCATCCGCTGGCTACCCGAGTCCTCACCACGTCAGGCGGCACTAGCTGCCAGCCTGATCGGACTGGTGACCCTTGCAGTCGACACGACCATGCTCGTCATCCTGGCGACGCGCGTCCTGAACGGCACAGCCGGGTCACTTTCCCCGATCATCGCGGGCATAGCCGCCGCGGCCAGCATCGGCAGGTTCCCATTCGCTGGAGCAGCCATTTGCCACAGCGTTCGCCGGCTGATGTTCTCGCGATAG
- a CDS encoding PadR family transcriptional regulator: MLPMRPEALKGHLDALLLSVLEDGPRHGYAIIEAVRTGSGGTFDLQTGTIYPALHRLERAGYIASRWHVIGGRRRREYDLTASGRRALGAERAIWVQFSTAVSALLQEKPWPAALS; the protein is encoded by the coding sequence ATGTTGCCCATGCGGCCAGAGGCATTGAAGGGACACCTGGACGCCTTGCTCCTGTCCGTTCTCGAGGACGGCCCCCGGCACGGATACGCCATCATCGAAGCGGTGCGCACCGGCAGCGGTGGAACATTCGACCTCCAAACCGGGACAATCTATCCCGCTCTCCACCGACTCGAACGCGCCGGCTACATCGCCAGCCGATGGCATGTCATCGGCGGCAGACGCAGACGCGAATACGACCTGACCGCATCCGGACGCCGAGCGCTGGGCGCAGAGCGCGCCATCTGGGTCCAGTTCTCCACCGCGGTCTCCGCCCTGCTCCAGGAGAAACCATGGCCCGCCGCACTGTCGTAA
- a CDS encoding PEP/pyruvate-binding domain-containing protein — translation MDEVRLLPQLAEIDDPRSEWIGSKAANLSRAVARGFRVPDGFVVIPTALRTLGEEADEALGRAADRIGPGPFAVRSSAIAEDLADASYAGLYETVLNVERGGLAEAIRHVIASGLDARVTAYHGTQSTLVPDLDSAGVPVLVQQMVHPMSAGVAFTANPLTGRRDETVVTAVAGLAEPLVSGEAVGEEWVVREGRASRTRAGDGALETGQAEAIATLARRVEAEFGSPQDIEWAIDADGTLFLTQARPMTAVVDAVEWVPPGPGLWARNFRIGEWLPEAMTPLFADWIIPQLESGYLNGMWKSARVQVPFRYATVNGWYYNATPIPSPRTLWRVMVESRGRAPWFLYNVLARVSRNPVAADRSAIHRLEMEWRDDTLPTYRRLVSAAETEVDAAGIERLVEIVNDISSVAGSYLWFLAVVGGSAWKMEGALAKFWAGHLAARLTSTAVGAAGHQVLLRGLSDAPPKLPGHAVFSLDWYFPTAGENNADPATVSSTATVDQARTSTLVSERQTAEETCRQALANNGRLLNKFNDLLAVNQRFAALREEQARDLTLGWPVLRQCAHRLGTLLRRAGMIGDADDIFFLTLSEIRATPEGLAATVQERRRLWGRQRRLPAPLTLGEPPRLIGDPIAHAVTTARTGHQTPEGAILGHPASIGRATGRVRVVYSPADFASFRQGEILVAKATAPAWTPLFARAAGVITDGGTLAAHASLIAREYGIPAVVGTGNATTQLSTGQLVTLDGAAGTVVPHP, via the coding sequence TTGGACGAAGTACGACTGCTTCCCCAACTTGCGGAAATCGACGACCCCAGAAGTGAATGGATCGGGAGCAAGGCGGCGAATCTGAGCCGCGCGGTGGCGCGCGGTTTCCGTGTGCCGGACGGGTTCGTGGTCATCCCGACGGCGTTGCGGACCCTTGGCGAAGAGGCGGACGAGGCGCTCGGTCGTGCTGCGGATCGGATCGGGCCCGGCCCCTTCGCCGTTCGCTCCTCCGCCATTGCCGAGGACCTTGCGGATGCTTCCTATGCCGGTCTCTACGAGACGGTCCTGAACGTCGAGCGAGGGGGCCTTGCGGAGGCCATCCGTCACGTCATTGCCTCGGGGCTGGATGCGCGGGTGACCGCATATCACGGAACACAGTCCACCCTGGTGCCGGACCTGGACTCTGCCGGTGTGCCGGTGCTCGTCCAGCAGATGGTCCACCCGATGTCCGCCGGAGTGGCGTTCACGGCGAACCCGTTGACCGGACGCCGGGACGAGACCGTCGTGACCGCCGTTGCCGGGCTCGCCGAACCGCTGGTGTCCGGTGAGGCGGTGGGTGAGGAATGGGTGGTCCGCGAGGGCAGGGCCAGCCGCACGCGCGCTGGGGACGGCGCGCTTGAAACCGGGCAGGCGGAGGCTATCGCGACGCTCGCCCGTCGGGTAGAAGCTGAGTTCGGGTCGCCGCAGGACATTGAGTGGGCTATCGACGCTGACGGGACCCTGTTCCTGACCCAAGCACGGCCGATGACCGCTGTTGTCGACGCCGTCGAATGGGTCCCGCCGGGGCCCGGCTTGTGGGCACGCAATTTCCGGATCGGCGAGTGGTTACCGGAGGCGATGACACCGCTGTTCGCGGACTGGATCATCCCCCAACTGGAATCGGGGTATCTGAACGGGATGTGGAAGTCTGCCCGGGTGCAGGTACCCTTCCGCTACGCCACGGTCAACGGCTGGTACTACAACGCAACGCCGATCCCATCGCCGCGAACATTGTGGCGGGTAATGGTCGAAAGTCGTGGTCGGGCACCGTGGTTCCTCTACAACGTGCTCGCCCGCGTGTCCCGCAACCCCGTGGCTGCCGACCGTTCGGCCATCCATCGACTCGAAATGGAATGGCGAGACGATACCCTTCCCACCTACCGACGGCTTGTCAGCGCCGCCGAGACAGAAGTCGACGCTGCCGGCATTGAACGCCTGGTGGAGATCGTGAACGACATTTCCTCAGTCGCCGGCTCCTACTTGTGGTTCCTCGCGGTCGTCGGCGGTTCGGCATGGAAGATGGAGGGCGCCCTGGCCAAGTTTTGGGCTGGGCACCTGGCCGCACGCCTCACCTCCACGGCCGTCGGCGCGGCCGGTCACCAGGTGCTGTTACGAGGGCTCTCCGATGCTCCACCAAAGCTCCCGGGCCACGCTGTCTTCTCGCTCGACTGGTACTTCCCGACGGCCGGCGAGAACAACGCCGACCCTGCAACCGTTTCGTCGACGGCGACTGTGGATCAGGCCAGGACGTCCACCCTGGTCTCCGAACGGCAGACCGCCGAAGAGACCTGCCGACAGGCGCTGGCAAACAACGGCAGGCTGCTCAACAAGTTCAACGACCTGTTGGCGGTCAATCAACGATTCGCCGCCCTCCGCGAAGAACAGGCCCGCGACCTGACGCTCGGCTGGCCGGTCCTGCGCCAGTGCGCTCATCGCCTCGGCACGCTGCTACGACGCGCCGGGATGATCGGCGACGCCGATGACATCTTTTTCCTCACCCTCTCCGAGATCCGCGCCACCCCAGAGGGCCTCGCTGCGACTGTGCAGGAGCGGAGAAGGCTCTGGGGCAGGCAACGCCGGCTGCCTGCCCCGCTCACCCTCGGTGAGCCTCCTCGCCTGATCGGCGACCCGATCGCGCACGCCGTCACGACAGCCCGCACCGGGCACCAGACGCCCGAAGGCGCGATCCTCGGTCACCCGGCCAGCATCGGCCGAGCAACAGGCCGGGTGCGGGTGGTCTACAGCCCCGCCGATTTCGCCAGCTTCAGGCAAGGTGAGATCCTCGTCGCCAAGGCCACCGCCCCCGCCTGGACACCACTGTTTGCCCGAGCGG